One Roseimaritima multifibrata DNA window includes the following coding sequences:
- a CDS encoding glycoside hydrolase family 2 protein — MQRLTFLWILAFCSVGSFPWESTAVAQIPVEDVWQYTFEPPAGGWSKVDFEDSSWATGTAGFGTHGTPAARIGTVWDTSQIWLRKSFRVLNVPKRSALLIHHDEDAVVYLNGKQVASLKGWSDRYDIVELSPEDQQVLKSGVNTLAVHCRQNNGGQFIDVHVIDVDAVPVLPKPPRMTKPFASELLTQWGATLTPENAWTEYPRPQLRRPDWVNLNGEWQYAITSIKQTEVPAKWDGPILVPFSLESKLGGVQYLLGDDEALWYQRTFIATKAAGKRTLLNFEAVDYHAEIILNGRHVGTHVGGNDPFSVDVSLALQDGQNHLVVRVEDATEKWQLRGKQALQPNGIWYTRVSGIWQTVWMEQVADSYIEDVTIQTDAESRSIHLHVDFAGREMASPRLKVSVFDSEKEVATADTPSREVSMTIPNAKLWSPDSPYLYQIKVQLLGESGQVVDTIETYAGIRTIGKVRDKAGHLRMTLNGQPLFHWGPLDQGWWPDGLLTPPSDEAMLFDIQYLKDAGFNMIRKHIKVEPRRYYYHCDRLGMLVWQDQVSGGASPPWTRLAPDPQDAAWPAEPHQQFMLELERMIDSLENHPSIVVWTPFNEAWGQHQSVEVTKWTENRDPSRLVNIASGGNFWPAGDIADHHQYPHPGFPFDANRYADFIKVVGEFGGHGYPVAGHLWDASRNNWGYGGLPKDKAEYKQRYVQSLEILNRLRQQGIAAGVYTQTTDVEGEINGLLTYDRKIIKIPAEELAEMHKSLFQPTSKDDSER, encoded by the coding sequence TCTCACGTTTCTCTGGATCCTTGCTTTCTGCTCCGTTGGCTCGTTTCCGTGGGAGAGCACCGCGGTTGCGCAAATACCGGTGGAGGATGTTTGGCAATACACGTTCGAGCCGCCGGCTGGCGGGTGGTCCAAAGTTGATTTTGAGGATTCATCTTGGGCGACCGGCACCGCTGGCTTTGGAACGCATGGGACCCCTGCGGCAAGGATCGGCACCGTTTGGGATACCAGCCAAATCTGGCTCCGGAAATCTTTTCGAGTCTTAAACGTTCCGAAGCGATCCGCACTTCTGATTCATCATGATGAAGACGCCGTTGTCTATCTGAACGGGAAGCAAGTTGCCTCTTTGAAAGGTTGGTCGGATCGCTACGACATCGTTGAATTGTCCCCAGAAGATCAGCAGGTCCTGAAGTCTGGAGTAAACACTCTGGCGGTTCACTGTCGGCAGAATAACGGCGGGCAGTTTATTGACGTTCATGTTATCGATGTGGATGCGGTTCCTGTCCTTCCAAAGCCACCACGGATGACGAAGCCGTTTGCGTCGGAATTGTTGACGCAGTGGGGGGCTACTTTAACGCCTGAAAATGCCTGGACCGAGTATCCGCGGCCACAGCTTCGGCGTCCGGATTGGGTGAACCTGAACGGCGAGTGGCAATACGCGATCACATCGATCAAGCAAACAGAAGTTCCCGCCAAATGGGACGGACCAATTTTGGTTCCCTTTTCCTTGGAATCGAAACTAGGGGGCGTTCAGTATTTGCTGGGCGATGATGAGGCGCTCTGGTACCAGCGTACTTTTATAGCGACCAAGGCCGCCGGAAAACGAACTTTACTGAACTTCGAAGCGGTGGATTACCACGCCGAAATCATTTTGAACGGTCGCCATGTTGGAACCCATGTAGGAGGGAACGATCCCTTTTCGGTGGATGTTTCACTAGCCCTGCAAGACGGACAGAATCACTTGGTGGTGCGCGTGGAAGATGCCACCGAAAAATGGCAGCTGCGAGGTAAGCAGGCACTGCAACCCAACGGAATTTGGTACACGCGCGTTTCCGGAATCTGGCAAACGGTCTGGATGGAGCAAGTTGCGGATTCCTACATCGAAGACGTCACGATCCAGACGGATGCGGAGAGCCGTTCCATTCATCTGCACGTTGACTTCGCTGGTCGCGAAATGGCATCACCTCGTTTGAAAGTGAGCGTTTTTGATAGTGAGAAGGAGGTTGCCACCGCGGATACGCCGTCGAGGGAAGTTTCCATGACGATCCCAAATGCCAAGCTCTGGAGCCCCGATTCGCCTTATCTATATCAAATCAAGGTTCAGTTATTAGGTGAATCTGGCCAGGTTGTTGACACGATTGAAACCTATGCTGGAATTCGAACGATCGGGAAAGTGCGAGACAAAGCTGGGCACCTGCGGATGACCTTAAACGGGCAGCCACTCTTTCACTGGGGGCCGTTGGACCAAGGCTGGTGGCCCGATGGATTGCTGACGCCTCCCTCGGATGAAGCGATGTTGTTTGATATCCAATATCTCAAAGATGCTGGATTTAATATGATTCGGAAACACATCAAGGTCGAACCACGGCGTTACTACTACCACTGTGATCGATTGGGGATGTTGGTTTGGCAGGATCAGGTAAGCGGCGGAGCAAGTCCGCCATGGACTCGTTTGGCTCCCGATCCGCAGGATGCCGCTTGGCCTGCGGAACCGCACCAACAGTTCATGCTTGAATTGGAGCGGATGATTGACTCGTTAGAGAATCATCCATCGATAGTTGTTTGGACTCCATTTAATGAAGCTTGGGGTCAGCATCAGTCGGTTGAAGTAACCAAGTGGACGGAGAATCGCGACCCGTCGCGGCTCGTTAATATTGCTAGTGGCGGGAACTTTTGGCCAGCCGGTGATATCGCGGATCATCATCAGTACCCACACCCAGGATTTCCCTTTGATGCCAATCGGTATGCTGATTTTATCAAGGTTGTCGGCGAATTCGGCGGCCATGGTTATCCCGTGGCTGGGCACCTTTGGGATGCGAGCCGAAACAATTGGGGTTACGGCGGACTGCCAAAAGACAAAGCCGAATATAAGCAGCGATATGTTCAGTCATTGGAAATTTTAAATCGACTGCGACAGCAAGGGATCGCCGCGGGCGTTTATACGCAGACCACGGATGTCGAAGGGGAGATCAACGGTTTGCTCACCTATGATCGCAAGATCATTAAGATTCCGGCTGAAGAGTTAGCCGAGATGCACAAGTCTCTTTTCCAGCCTACCAGCAAGGATGACTCGGAGCGGTAG
- the atpB gene encoding F0F1 ATP synthase subunit A translates to MISALLSPLVPTFASAEGGGHDPVDHVLPHPLHHEPLFTYDVPGMDGDMPFLHIYDGIYSFYITNHMLMTLFSGVLVVVAFWLVSRRIRPVGDGIKAVQTEGRFAQLMETMCAFVRDEVARPNLQHLTDKYIPYVWTIFFFILFCNVLGLIPFGPVLYLLTGNQEFTHWGGTATSNLALNGILALLSFVAIIVIGIRESGAAAFFGHFNPIGWDPKMLPMALGLYVLEWMGLVIKCVVLAMRLFGTMMAGHLVIAAFIALIFAAAEASASLGYGVGIAVLMGGTVLTLLELFICCLQAFIFTFLTVLFISAGAVHHHHGDGHDDEELDPLSDAGQMDMDKLLDPARLGPAT, encoded by the coding sequence ATGATTTCCGCTTTGCTATCTCCGCTCGTTCCGACGTTTGCCTCCGCCGAAGGTGGTGGGCACGATCCGGTCGATCACGTTTTGCCGCATCCGCTGCATCACGAGCCGTTGTTCACCTATGACGTGCCCGGCATGGATGGGGACATGCCGTTTCTGCATATCTACGACGGCATCTATAGTTTTTACATTACGAATCACATGCTGATGACCCTGTTTTCAGGGGTGTTGGTCGTGGTGGCTTTTTGGTTGGTTTCGCGTCGCATTCGCCCCGTCGGTGATGGGATCAAAGCGGTTCAGACAGAAGGGCGATTTGCTCAGCTGATGGAAACCATGTGCGCCTTTGTCCGAGACGAGGTCGCGCGGCCTAACCTTCAGCACCTGACGGACAAATATATTCCGTATGTCTGGACGATCTTCTTTTTCATCCTGTTCTGCAATGTGCTGGGTTTGATCCCGTTTGGTCCTGTGCTGTACTTGCTTACAGGTAATCAAGAGTTTACGCATTGGGGTGGAACCGCAACGAGCAACTTGGCATTGAATGGCATTTTGGCTTTGCTTTCTTTTGTCGCGATCATTGTTATCGGGATTCGTGAATCGGGTGCGGCCGCCTTTTTCGGACACTTTAACCCGATCGGCTGGGATCCTAAGATGTTGCCCATGGCTTTGGGACTGTATGTCCTCGAGTGGATGGGGTTAGTGATCAAATGTGTGGTCTTGGCCATGCGGTTGTTCGGCACGATGATGGCTGGCCACTTGGTGATCGCCGCCTTTATCGCATTGATTTTTGCAGCTGCTGAAGCGAGTGCAAGTTTGGGATATGGCGTAGGCATCGCGGTCCTGATGGGCGGGACAGTGTTGACGTTGTTGGAACTGTTTATCTGTTGCTTGCAAGCCTTTATTTTCACCTTTTTAACTGTCTTGTTTATCTCCGCTGGTGCGGTCCATCACCATCATGGCGACGGTCATGATGACGAAGAATTGGATCCGCTAAGTGATGCAGGGCAAATGGATATGGACAAGCTGTTGGACCCGGCCCGGTTAGGGCCAGCCACCTAG
- a CDS encoding AtpZ/AtpI family protein, producing MSDPRRGIPPGRLVGLGMELAVVILVATGLGYLVDTYLLKAEQPWGLICGCLLGFAVGMTNVVRVSRNW from the coding sequence ATGTCGGATCCGCGACGTGGAATTCCTCCTGGCCGACTTGTTGGGCTGGGGATGGAACTGGCCGTCGTGATTTTAGTGGCCACTGGATTGGGCTATTTGGTCGATACTTATCTCCTCAAGGCGGAGCAGCCTTGGGGGTTAATTTGCGGTTGTTTGCTCGGATTTGCGGTTGGCATGACCAATGTGGTTCGCGTCAGTCGCAATTGGTAA
- the atpH gene encoding ATP synthase F1 subunit delta, translating into MQESIKHETVLDTGAEQLGATYATALLAAAKSEGAVDEVLSQLGQLVTETLRQHPSLASVLESPRVNVEEKQRVLDRLLGSQVHPVLLRFLKVTAVRGRLEYLSAMLRSAETQHNEAEGRLVAEVRSAVPLTDTLRKQIREQLSSKFSKDVRLIEQVDPAVIGGVVIRIGDTVFDASVAQRLEAMSQKASSGFAKHLLERFDQFASDAS; encoded by the coding sequence ATGCAAGAGTCGATCAAACACGAAACGGTCCTCGACACGGGCGCTGAACAGCTAGGCGCTACGTACGCGACGGCTCTGTTGGCGGCTGCCAAATCAGAGGGTGCGGTAGATGAAGTGCTGTCCCAGTTGGGGCAATTGGTCACTGAAACGCTCCGTCAGCACCCTTCCTTGGCGTCGGTGCTTGAGTCTCCGCGGGTCAACGTCGAAGAGAAACAGCGGGTTCTCGATCGGCTGCTCGGAAGTCAAGTTCATCCGGTGTTGCTGCGGTTCCTGAAAGTGACTGCAGTACGCGGTCGGCTGGAATACCTGTCGGCCATGCTGCGATCGGCTGAGACTCAGCATAATGAAGCGGAAGGTCGCTTAGTGGCGGAAGTTCGTTCGGCGGTCCCTTTGACCGATACGCTGCGAAAACAAATCCGCGAACAGTTGTCAAGCAAGTTCTCCAAAGACGTTCGTTTGATCGAACAGGTCGACCCTGCGGTGATCGGAGGGGTTGTGATCCGCATTGGGGACACCGTCTTCGACGCGAGCGTTGCCCAACGGCTGGAAGCGATGTCGCAGAAGGCGAGTAGTGGTTTTGCAAAGCACCTGCTGGAACGTTTTGATCAGTTCGCAAGCGACGCTAGTTAG
- a CDS encoding sulfatase family protein — protein MFCRSYLVLVLLAIGMTCQAGERPNIVFAFADDLGCYAGAYADAAHPSPNDVIKTPNFDRVAREGTLFDNAFVSVPSCTPCRASVVSGRHFFRNGSHSQLHHPWVDGVPDPWANVRGWPLTLQDAGYHIGWSYKMHISEDRMGGKKRNYRQAGSAFNRFSQTVSKAKDPQAAKERLLNEVRGNFDAFLGDRTDDQPFYYWFNPTNTHRDWVQGSGKELWGIDPDDLQGKLPSFLPDQPVIREDFADYLGEAMAFDAAVGVLLETLTERGELENTIVVISGDHGAPGFPRGKCNLYDFGTRVPLAIRWPEKMAVGRRISAPVSLIDLGATFLDAVQVPPTEVMDGESLMPVLSKAAAPAADALRGYAITGRENHVRDSRPGGLPYPMRAIRTSDYLYIINFAADRWPVAEPPLASPIEKGMRKRNGKPARPMDIDYGPTRSFFEEFETSESIAREWQLGYGKRPAEELYAVNEDPDQVHNLAANPAYEDVRAELRAKLMEELQTGQDPRVVDPQAGFDAPPYAPGDPEMGRVLPPLLRGQ, from the coding sequence ATGTTTTGTCGTAGTTATTTGGTTCTGGTGCTGTTGGCGATTGGTATGACATGCCAAGCAGGCGAACGCCCGAATATTGTTTTTGCGTTTGCAGATGACCTTGGCTGCTACGCGGGGGCTTATGCGGACGCTGCCCATCCGTCACCAAACGACGTAATTAAGACACCGAATTTCGATCGTGTTGCCCGCGAGGGGACGTTGTTTGATAACGCATTCGTGAGCGTTCCCTCCTGCACTCCGTGCCGAGCCTCCGTAGTTTCAGGCCGTCATTTTTTCCGCAACGGAAGTCATTCGCAATTGCACCATCCTTGGGTCGATGGTGTCCCCGATCCTTGGGCAAACGTTCGGGGGTGGCCGCTGACATTGCAGGATGCGGGGTACCACATCGGATGGTCCTACAAGATGCACATTAGCGAAGATCGGATGGGTGGAAAGAAGCGAAACTATCGCCAAGCCGGTTCGGCATTTAACCGATTTTCACAAACCGTTTCCAAAGCGAAAGATCCACAGGCTGCTAAGGAGCGGTTGCTGAATGAAGTCCGCGGTAATTTTGATGCGTTCTTAGGCGATCGAACAGACGATCAGCCGTTTTACTACTGGTTCAATCCAACCAACACCCACCGTGATTGGGTTCAAGGTTCTGGCAAGGAATTGTGGGGAATCGATCCCGACGATTTACAGGGAAAATTACCAAGTTTCCTTCCCGATCAACCGGTCATTCGTGAGGACTTCGCAGACTACCTTGGCGAAGCGATGGCGTTTGATGCAGCGGTTGGAGTCTTATTAGAAACACTGACGGAACGTGGCGAGCTGGAGAATACGATTGTCGTTATCAGCGGCGATCATGGAGCTCCCGGATTTCCACGCGGCAAATGCAATCTTTACGATTTTGGAACGCGCGTTCCGCTAGCGATTCGCTGGCCTGAAAAGATGGCTGTAGGGAGGCGGATTTCAGCACCGGTTAGTCTCATCGATTTGGGAGCGACCTTTTTGGACGCGGTGCAGGTTCCGCCCACTGAAGTCATGGATGGGGAAAGCTTGATGCCTGTCCTCTCCAAAGCGGCCGCTCCAGCCGCAGACGCGTTGCGTGGTTACGCAATCACCGGTCGCGAAAACCATGTACGCGATTCCAGGCCTGGCGGCCTGCCCTACCCGATGCGAGCGATTCGCACATCCGACTACCTGTACATCATCAATTTCGCAGCGGACCGTTGGCCGGTCGCGGAACCACCGTTAGCGTCTCCAATCGAGAAGGGTATGCGGAAACGGAACGGTAAGCCGGCGCGGCCAATGGATATCGATTACGGACCCACTCGCAGTTTTTTCGAGGAATTTGAAACCAGCGAATCGATTGCCAGAGAGTGGCAACTTGGATATGGAAAGCGTCCAGCCGAGGAGCTGTACGCGGTCAACGAAGATCCCGACCAGGTCCATAACTTGGCCGCGAACCCAGCTTATGAAGACGTACGTGCCGAGCTGCGGGCAAAGTTGATGGAGGAACTGCAAACCGGCCAAGATCCCCGCGTAGTCGACCCACAAGCCGGATTCGATGCACCACCCTACGCACCCGGCGACCCCGAAATGGGACGCGTCCTCCCTCCTCTCCTCCGGGGACAGTGA
- the atpE gene encoding ATP synthase F0 subunit C: MFEFALMMVTFAQETALTVPDWGRAGIGVGMGLILIGAGLGIGRIGGSAVEAMARQPEASGQIGTNMLIAAALIEGVTVIALILAFILPSVK; this comes from the coding sequence ATGTTTGAATTCGCATTGATGATGGTAACTTTCGCCCAAGAGACCGCCTTGACCGTTCCTGACTGGGGACGTGCAGGTATTGGTGTCGGCATGGGATTGATCTTGATCGGTGCCGGATTGGGCATTGGTCGCATCGGTGGTTCGGCTGTTGAAGCGATGGCTCGTCAGCCAGAAGCGAGTGGACAGATTGGTACCAACATGCTGATCGCTGCCGCTCTGATCGAGGGTGTGACCGTGATCGCGTTGATCCTTGCGTTCATTCTGCCGAGCGTTAAATAG
- the atpF gene encoding F0F1 ATP synthase subunit B — protein sequence MTRFTLWMLLAMVPVMGIALAPASLMAADEAVAGEVEGAEASEDHEHAAHPASPLLNVDVGSAIWNLLIFGTVFFILATFVWPPILKGLQAREDKIRTDLEGAEDARKEAIALRGDLQKQLDDAQSKVQAMLSDAQKDADVKGQRIVAQAKEAAERQLNRSIAEIQTAKQVALSEMAGQTADIAMTLAKQVVGRELKADDHAELIRQSLDRLPSNN from the coding sequence ATGACCCGATTTACATTGTGGATGCTGCTGGCGATGGTGCCAGTGATGGGAATCGCTCTAGCCCCAGCCTCGTTGATGGCTGCGGATGAAGCGGTAGCAGGTGAGGTGGAAGGAGCGGAAGCTTCGGAAGATCACGAACATGCGGCCCATCCGGCTAGCCCTCTGCTGAACGTTGATGTTGGGTCCGCTATTTGGAATCTGCTGATTTTCGGCACGGTCTTTTTCATTCTTGCAACCTTTGTGTGGCCACCAATCCTGAAGGGATTGCAGGCTCGTGAAGACAAGATTCGAACGGATCTTGAAGGAGCGGAGGATGCTCGCAAAGAAGCGATTGCTCTTCGAGGCGATCTGCAGAAACAACTGGATGACGCTCAGTCAAAAGTCCAGGCGATGCTTTCGGATGCTCAGAAAGATGCCGATGTAAAGGGTCAACGGATTGTGGCTCAAGCGAAGGAAGCCGCCGAACGGCAGCTCAATCGCTCGATCGCCGAAATCCAGACCGCCAAACAGGTTGCCCTGTCCGAAATGGCAGGCCAGACCGCCGATATCGCGATGACGTTGGCCAAACAGGTCGTCGGTCGCGAATTGAAAGCCGATGATCATGCGGAGCTGATTCGTCAGTCGCTTGACCGTCTGCCTAGCAATAACTAG